CATTCGAGACCACTGGTAAAGTCTGTCTAAAGTCTCCACCCAAGACGACTGTTACACCTCCAAAGTGTCTGTCATCACTGCGAATATCTCGTAGTAGGCGATCAACTTCTTCCACACAAAATCTATGTTGCATTGAAACTTCATCCCATATGATCAATCTTACTTCTTTAAGCAGCTGGGCATAATTCGAGTCTTTACTAATACTAATATTGTTATCGTCTTGGACTTCAAATGGAATCTTAAAAGTGGAATGTGCCGTTCGACCTCCATCAAGAAGTAGTGAAGCGATACCAGATGAAGCAACAGTTAAGACTATTTTTCCATCTTTACGACATCTTCTTGCTATTGTGTTGTACAAAAAAGTTTTTCCAGTCCCTGCACTGCATTCAGAAAAACATTCGTCCATTGCGATCATTCATAGAATCCACTATCGCATTGTACGCCGAACGTTGTGCGACATTCAATTTCTCAATATCTGACTGAATCACCGAATTACTTAATGCAAACTGAAGTTGTCTATGGTCCCAAATGTATTTGTTACCTACTATTTGACCCCAATCATGTCTTGGTCTCGGCATTGATTCAtatttttctagttttttttcCAGATCGTTGAAGCAGTTGATCCAACAGGTATAATCCGTAATCCATTGCCAGTTCATCTGTTGGATTCTGTATGTTAAACCTTGTTCGCAATCTATGTGGTAGATCATCACATATATTCATTCCAAATTTCGCCCACAGCACCTCCGGTCTTGATGGATTACATTGTGATAGGATAAATACAAAATAGTTTCCTCAACTGATTTCCAGTTTGCATAACCACTGCTTCTTGAAGACATTTTTCCGATTCTCCATCATGTGCTAAAATCCCAAGTGCAATACATGCATCTTGAAACGTATTGTGCACCTCGTCTACGTCTCCATTACTTACAgtcttcaagtcttcaaaagaATTAGCACCTCTAAAAGTTGTGAGTAACATACGTAAGTAGTACAACTCTCCAGCGTTAGGGCTAACAAAATACATTCTTCTAATTGCAAATCCTTGTTGTCTAATTTTCCACTGTTTAACCCTTTTACACCATACAAAGTGTTGCGGGAACTGTTGATAAGTATATGCCGGAGCATTAGGATTTTTAGCATAATATTCAAAATAACCCATCAAAGTCGTCCTATGTTCCTGTGATGTTCATATAACCGAGGTCATTGATTTCCTTGTGTTATAAACAACCCGTTGCCTATTCTGTAAATGAATTGCCAACCGTTTTACAACAGGATATTCTTCATGCAAGTGGTACTCAATCAAACGCCATACAGCCTCATGTGGTCCAATGTACCTCGCATCAATATATTGTTGAATCTCGTCAtgttctcccaaaaccatcgtaGCTCGGTCACCACCTTTGTAAATGTATTTGTTAATATATTTTACAGCTCTTATTCCTGCACATATTTCCACATTGATGTGGCAATTGAACATTTTTGACAGATGCGGGTTATAGGGTACAACATCTATATTATAcgcctttttgttgtttctgacaGTTACTTCTATTCCATCCCGACGACGACGATAACTCGGATACCCACCCTCGTCCAAAGTTGTTGTGTCGGTGTACTTCTTAGGATATCCTTTTGTACATTTTCCTTTTTCCATACACGCTGCATATGGATCTCGCTTTCCACATGGACCATGAACCATACATTTGCTTACGGTATCAAACAGTATTGGGTCATTTATCTCATTAGGAAATTCAGCCAAAACAAATTTATCAACCATGTATGCCGTACGAATTTTTTCCGAATCTTTCAAAAATATAAGAGCATGCATATGTGGTAGCCCACGTTTTTGAAACTCGATGGTATAAACATGGGCGACCACCGTGCCGAACACctttttttcctttatttcttTCATTAATGCTTTTCTTTTCAGCTCAAAAACTCGAGCTACCAAATCAGGACGATCAGTGACACTCTGATTGGGTAAAAGTGCATTTTTTATTTCTGGCCAATTTAGGTTTGCAGTCATTGTAAGAAAAATATCTGGATGGTGATGAAAACGTGTAATAGCCATCGAATCCTGGTATATCTCGTACATATTCCTCCCGCTTCCAGTGTGTGAAGATGGTAAAATAACAGGATTACCTCTATCACCCGGATTTAAATCCGCATTTGTCATATCTGCAATGCAACTGTAGAGGTCAGAACACAGAGTTGGTTGGTTGAATCTGAGCCATGCCAACTTACTTTGCTCTGTAGCAGCCCATGCATCAACTAAGAACTCTTGAAATAGTTTTCCGGCTCTTAAGATGGTTGAATATTCTTCTGCACGTTCAAATATGCGGTAACTGTAGTACTCCATTTGAGATAATTTTGTTTTCGTATAGGTTTTGGTGACTACATCCCATTGCCTCATTGTTGGTGACCATCCCAGCTCACCAAAAGGAAATAGTAAAACATAATGTAAAGGCAAGTATGCCGGATGACACTCCGAAATTTGTTTCAATCCATTGTTTTCTCTCAAATTCAATATAATATCTCGCACCCCAGTCTCCTTATAAGTATTTTCTGGAACGATAACCGCAATCTCATATGTTGTCGGAAGATTATAACGCCTACTATCAGTCGACTTGTTATATTGAAGTGAAACTCTGATATTCTGGTCGGCCGGACTCATCTGGTCTAAAATTGCATAAGCCTGAAGATACTTGGTATAAAAAACATTGAATTGGATCATAGTATTCTGAATTTTCTGTAGGACATTCATATTTAACTGAGGATTTCTTTCGCCACGGAAAACAATGAAAAGGCTGGATCATAGATGTACAGTTGGGAGTAAACCGCCATCCTCTCAGTCCCAGGAGCTGGTAGAACACCTCCGGTTAAATGTCTCAACTCCCCATGTATTGAAAGGTCTCGGACCTCTCCCTTTCAAAGCTCTTGTATCTAATTTGCATCCAAGGCTAGTAAACGCATTAGTTGTATTATACTCGAATATATTTCCGAAAAGAAATTGATTCGGCGTCGGTTCCGTCAAACAATTCTCTGATGGCTACCGGTGGTTCACGCAGTGACGGTAGGCAAACTTTCCTTGGAGACAACATGacccaaattttgggtttattaAAGATGAATTTGTAAGTTTTTCTGCCATCCAGTGCAATGCCCGCAGTGCTGACATTTGACATCCATTTGTCCCAGAAAATGACGTACATCGGTAGCAACAACACTACCTGATTGATAAAAGTATTTGGATCATGTAATTCGTCAGTGTCGTAATCTACTTCGTCAATTTCGTAAGTATCCGACACCCCATCATCTTCTCTAACATTAATAGACGCCTGCATAGTGATAATCAGGTAATCTAGCTTACCCTATgcaaaaactaaataaatttatgCAATCTAAATTTTTaaatccttacatttcagtgttTTGAGCGTCTGATGTGCTACCAACTCTCCTATGTAATACAACCGACTGCATTGTAAATTTTGTCAACCACTATTATTTTGAACTTAAAAATGATAATTATATATGTGCGCGAGTAAATTATTTAACGTTCAAGTTAATTCACCTCTTCATATGACTCTGCATCTTCATGCTCATGTGGTAAGCCTCGCTTTCTCTAATCTGTATACCACTCGGGCGCATCCGTTTGCATGGAGGATTCTATAGTTTTGGTAAATAAATttgtaaattttcaaattttaacaATAAAATCAATTAATTACTATGTATGCGCACCTCTTCAGTAATAGCTTTTCCCTTTCCCTTTAGTGGTCGTCGTTCTGCATCtgcttctctttcaatttgtgctCCTTTCTCACGATGCTCCTGTTCTCTCATCTCTTTGTGTTGTTTTTCTATCACGTCGTCGCCTTTGGGCTGCTGATCTTCGAGATGATGTTGTCGATGTTAGATTATTTCTCGCCTGCGGTGGACCCGCAACAACACACCGCGGTGGCTGTTCGGTTGTTGTCTCACTATGCACATCTTTTAACCTTAGTGGAAGGTATAGATCTTTCCATGGAAACTGACGGTGGATAAGTTGACACTTTATGGAAATTCATGGAAACTGACCAGTAATTGTCTTTCCCAAAACTCATTAAACCATCGTTTGGACATCATTTGGACACCAGAAAGACATTAAACCATCATTTTATAAAGAAGCAGTACACCATAATAAGCAACAGAAACTATTCAAAATGAATAACCATCAGCTGTTGTGTAAATAGTCGACCTTTTGGTGATATGAGGGTGATGTTTTAATGATTATCCCCTCAAACGTACATGAAGTTAAGAATCTTATAGGTGGCCTGTTCAAATTTAAAAAAAAGGACACTTTTGGTCGCTTAACAAACCAAAGCAAAAAATTAAGTGATCACCTTATAGTGCAGCCATACTCCCCATACCAACATAATACTGAGGAAATTTTAAGTTTGATTTGTAGGTCCAACGTTAAATCTATCTTtcattaccaatcaaataataaaGTGTTGTAGAAATAATGCAAAGTCGTGCAATTTGGTATAGATGTTGTGAAGCCAAAGGCTGTTCAATCCGTATACGTCTAGTTTGGCAAATGATGTATGTTCTTGATTAGGATAAACCTGAAGTTAATAGAACTGAAAATCATCAGAGTAAGTTACATCTTGAGCTTACACCAAGGTCCAAGACAACACCACAAACCCTCCTGCAAACATAATGAGACTCAGTTTAACAGAGAGCACAGtagcaaactatcctaatttGACCAATTTCTAATAATAAAAAGATTAGTAATGGCTTTTGTGCCCTATGTGCATCCACAGTAGGTGTGGTAGTGTTCATGGAGCGCTCGTCCTACGTAGGGAGCTTCAATTTATGTGACTTTCAGTGGTTTATGGCAGTACATACATAAACAGGAAGTCAACTACATAAACAGGAAGTCATTTATGTGACCTTCAATTTTTCTCATGACGGTGCTTTTAAAACAAATTCGTCCTTTAATGCAAGGGTAACTACAGTTTCTAAGTGTACCACACAGACGTCTCTCTATATCATGTCATAATGCAAAGAAAAAGAAGGATAGTCATCTCCAGAACAAACCATGATACAACCAAGTTCATAAATTGAACCAACCACCTCTGATGCAAGCCGAAGTTACATGATACAACTATGATACAACTACTACAAATTGGTCGCAATGGACGTGTGCACATTAGTTACTAAAAATTTCCCAACCCAATACAacgttatttttggaaatttctaaaataatttcaaaaaacaGTTCAGAAAAATAAATTTGTTCATAGAAAAATTAAGAAAGTTACCAAATTGCATGTATAATGAAGTTTTGACGTTGAAGTTGCACCGTGAAGCTTTATAATTTCCAAGGATTCAACAACCTATACGATCTACCATTCCTGAACTACACATAGGATATgaattcaaaaaacaacaacctgaTTTTAGGATAAAGTTCACATTTTGATCGTAATATTGAAGTTGATTATTGTAAACAAACATTAAGAAATCAATTACAAATAGGATGAATGAACATAAATGATGAAAACTGAACATcacccaaaaagaaaagaaaaaacaatcatTTAGAACTAAAAGAAACATATTGACAGTGAATAAGTGATCAGAAAAGCAAATTCGAAACTAAAAATCTAAGAAAACTGACAACTGCTAATCTCCCTGTACGTCATGTGGATTCTCCCTTCCATTTCAAAACAGTCGAATCAAAGATTCGACAAATACAAAATGATCCAGTATCTCAtaattatcaaaaaagaaaagaaaatgataacAGATAAAATGATAGAAATTACTTACAGATCCTAACCGAAACTATGAGAAACAAACAATCTGAACGAAAAAATGATTGAATCGCCTCACTTAAActttgattttgatgacgatcCGATATTTTTTTACATTCACGATATCCGATGATAATGTATGAAAATGGAATTTATTCGGATTCACAAACTGAAACTTGAGTTTTAAGATAAcgtaatccttattttctttgccGTTCAGACTAATAGCGTAACGATTTGCAGTTTTGGCATATCTTGGGAAGTTATAAGACCAACTGGTATAAAAGACACCTAAGCAAAATGGGGCGAAACAAAAGGAGGTTGCTTTGCGTCCGTTCAATCTGGACTGAGCGGTTTTCAATTTTCTAGGATTTGTGTTTTTGGAAACACAAAGGACGGTGGATAAGTCTATACCTATGGAAACGGACGGAGTAAACCTTCCCTTTGTTGGACTACAAAATCACCACCACTATTTGTCTTTCCAAGACTCCATCCCGGCCTTTCTTTGATTCATTGAGGGTCAACAATAAAGTAATTCTCCTTGCAGCACTACACCTAGACAATGCGACATATAGCTGATCATGGATAAATACTGGAGTACGTAAATCAATGCCCACATACTTCACCGATTGTCCCTGTGATTTATTAATAGTCGTTGCATATATGGGAAATTGACGTCTTTCCATTTGTAGGGTACATTTTCTTCACCGCGTTTGAGAATGTAAAAGTGTTTATGAGGAGCATGTGTCGCCAATGAGGAGCACGTACAACAATCTGAGTATAAGCAATTCATTAGTTCTGTGCATTTCATAAATAATTGCATTGTCGCAGTCCTAGCAAATTCGCTTCAAttgatagaaaaaaaaattaatgggaATGATCTGAGTAGTACCTTATGTTTTTGTTTCCATTGAGGCCCATAGTGCAAACTAAGATAAATTCTGTCTCCCATTTGCCGGTCTTTCTACAAAAAATTGTAACTTTGTGTACATAAAAAACAAAATTACTGGTAAGAATGTTTGAAAATGTGATATCGTTTACCTCGGGAGTAGCAACGTATTTTTCCTTCCCCAAATCAGTCACAATCAGCCGGTCCTCAGTCGTCTTTTATCATCAAATCATTGAAAATAGATCACATttcatggaaaataaaataaaataaaactgatAGAAAACATAAGATGAACAAACCTTCATATCATGGAAGTCAATCAGAACACCATTCCTTGCTAAATGTTTAATCTTGTGAAATCGAGAGTTACCGTTAATATGACAGTCAGAAAGCTAAAATGGTAGACATCTAAATATATGATTATTGGATTTTCTTACCGCGTAATCTAAGTCACGATCCATCTGTTACAGCAATTAAAAAGTGTGAGACACTAATAAGTAGGTATTAATCATTGTTGAACTAACCGTGTGCCAATGAATTAGCATACCTTGCCATATATAGATAAACATGGATAATTTGTGTCCAAGAACAAACCATTAGTTGTTGTTCGCTGCACCACACTTCTTTTGGCCTAAAAACTCAGCCACAGACTTTGAAATTTCAATAGCCTAAACCAAAGTAAGATATGATCAGAATCAACAATACAATCTTTAAAAAGTACCTTTGAtgtatttttccttgttttcgttCCTTTCGTTTTTGATGTGTGAATATTTTCTACTTTCATGGCTGCATcccatctttgtttttgcattttCTCTTTGTTTAACTGAATTAGCTTTGTTACAAACTCACCAGTAGTTGAGGATGTAGTTGAGGATGGTATTCCAAATTCCGGGCCAGTCACACTATTTCGTACAATCTTCCTGTGATTGCTGGTTTGATAGATGTAGTTGTGCATAAATGTAACAGGGACAGTGGATTGCCATTTGTATGGAACAGTTTTCATCACTTTCTTCGTGCGATTAGGGGTGTTAAAGATGCAACTGTGGACATATCTCACTGCATCCATGAATCTagcaaaactgaaaaaaaaattatacccaATAGtttaaaacaaaaccctaaatgttTTATcacctaaaagaaaaaaaaaacggcaaCCTTAATGAATACAAACCAACATAGGTCAATACCTCAATCAGAACACCATTCGTCAATGTACCGTTCTGATATCCTAGTTTCATTAACTATGCACCACACGTCTAGTTAAAATTTTTATATGAAATAAGATTTTGATTATGCATATCCACTATAGGATTTAAGAATGAGAAATTCAGTGTTGAACAACTAAAGTGAGTTCACCTGAGATTTTCAATTGTGATCTCGCGCATTCGTCTTTATTTCCCACCGGACCTCTGAAGCATCTAGATGTTGGTGTCTTTTTTTAAGAAACCAAACACATCTGCATCAGAAAGGTTGCAAATGTCAGGAAACGGATTGTGCTGGTCACTCGTGATGCCATTTTGCTCTCTATTTGGGTAGCTACTggcattaaaaaaaaatcaaataacaaaTCAAATATTATGAGTGATAGAAACATTATAAAACCTTCGTGCAACTGTAGATGGGCCAGAATTTACTTTCAGCGTCAACGTTATGGCTTGAATAAGTGCAGCAAGACAATTTAGATACTCAGCAGGAGGAACAACCTGCAAGTTCAGAAAAATAAGCATTATAAATATCCGTACTCCGATAAATTAAGAACAAATAGAATTTCAGTTACATAGAACGAAAGAAGCTTGTATGATACAAATTAGTATGGAAAAGTAATCCCTAATTGGATTACAAAAATCTAGGTACGCCATTTTCAACTTTCCAATTGTTTTCATCTTAATGAGACAATCATGCAAAAGCCTTTGAAATCTACTCCTATTTAGGTTATCATCTGTACACAACAACTCATAATAGATCTCAACAAAGATAGTTATAGTTACTGAAACATACTTAGATACAAAACTATTTAAGCCGCAAATCCAATCCACTTCAGGTCATTGAAATGGCACCATTTGTGAACAACCTGAAATTAGGTTTGATATAACACCAAAAAAGGTGCAACAGCCTCTTCTTGTCATGCAACTCAAAATTGTCtgctagaaaggaaaaaaaaaacatgatcagAACTCTAGGATTCCGAATTCAGTTAACAAAGTACAGGTGATACTAAGAAccccaaattaaaaattaatgttAAATCTAAAACCATATAATTTCAACTCGCATTTGGAATACATAAGACCCATTTATTTCGCGTGAAAGGCAACACCCAAAGAACTCATCACTAAGATCCAACCTTAATAATACTTCAAATCAGTTCCTAAgaatttgacaaacaaaaatttcttcacaaaagcttaaGAGTTGGAACATTAAAATCAACAATTAATTTTTCCACTCAAAATCATTTTAAATCCTTCTAAAATTATTTGACAGAATAAGGATTCTTCTGTGATGGGAAAAACCTACTTTCCACCCAAACCATTAAGAACCAATTGATTGAATTAATCGGTAGCATTAAAAAGGGAAATCGAAACTTAAAATAAACAGAGAAAATGAGAGGCATTTTCATACGTAAAACGTGTAGCTAATATGGAAACCGAAATTGAAAACCCAATGAAAGAAGAATCGATTTCTTCTAATCAACTTTGCATGAATCAATCGGCAACCACCATTGGCAAAAACTGTAAACGGAAGTTAGAAGGGAGGCGAAACTTACATGTTGAATTGGTGAGACTGATGATGTTCTGGGATGTTCGAAAACAAATTAATTTTGGATAGAAGTTTTATGTGAGAGAAGAAATCTGAGAGAAGATCTGATAGAAGAAATTGCGTTTCCCAAATCTCACTAAaatttttgagaagaaaaaaTAGGCTTGGAGGTTCAGGTAGTTTCGTAAGGGAATTATGGGGAGTTGAAAATCCAGGAAAACAAATGGTAACCGAAATGGGAGTTGCGGAGATACGTGGATGGTCCAAAAAACCAGTCTGTTATAGATTAGTGATGAGCGATCAAGATTTTCTTAATGACACAAAGAACGGTGGATGAGTTCAAAATTCATCCAGACCACTATTTGTCTTTCCAAGACTCCATCCCGGCATTTCTTTGTCTCCTCCAAAAAAGGCAACTGTTTCATAGTTAAAAGAGAAATCTTAACAATGGTTGTGTTTTCAATAGTTGTGTTTTCACCAAACCCGTATTGGTGCAAGCATTGGGGATATTCTTATGAGGGTAGTTTTTTTTCACGAAATACTACAGTAACAAACTAATAAAACCATCCAATGTaaagaaatattataaattacATGTACGATACAATCTATaaaattaaaagaagcatcaaattCTACAATAATACTTCGGGATACACTACATTTTTTTTACCGGACCTAAAAACACATTTGATTCATTTTGCAACAATAAAGTAATTCCCCTTGCAGCAGTACACCTAGACAATGCGACATATAGCTGACCATGGCTAAATACTGGACTACGTAAATCAATCCCCACATACTTCACCGAttgtccatgtgatttgttaatagtCATCGCATATGCAACACGTATACGATGATTTTGTTAATAGTCATGCCGCGACGGACTTTATGATTTTGTTAATAGTCATGCCGCGATGAACTTCATGATTTTGACGCGCCTTCGATATTTCGGTAGACCTTTCCTGTTCGATATTGATTTCCATAAATTAAACTGATAACTTTGCTGGTTGTTTTGCATTCTTGTTGTAGTTGTTAATATCTTTTGATTACTAAAGATATATGAATAACTTTCTAATTCAATGCAAAATGATATTATTTTGGTTACTTGGTCCAGCAAACTTCGTCCGATCACATAATGTATAAAAATCTGGCGATCACGTGTTGACCGGCTTCGAAGAGTTTGAGCAAGTCTTAACCGGCTCTAATAGCAAGACAGATTCTATCATCCAAGACTGCGCTGTAAACTATCGGTACTAATCGAATATTTCAAACGGAAATGAAAGCACCCGCAGTACAGGTATATTATATGTCCAATtcaattcaacaacaacaacgaaaAAAAATGGCAAGGAGAAGCACATTCATGGCAACATCAAACACAGTTGATTCATTATTAAAAGAGAAATCTTAACAATGTGtaatgtaattttttctttttaatactaATTACAAATAATTTCTTATTATTTCCACGTAATGTCACCTCATTCTCCACAATCTCTTCCCTTTACGTATTTACTATCATCACTTAATGCCGAGAAAAGAAGATCATTGTCCAAAACATTATGTCCACTATTTAGTAACTTAATTTTATACAGGCGTTCACTAAACAACTCGGAACATAATGCAACATTAAATTTGAAATGCAtatgaaaaatgaagaaaaaaaacataatgtGAACATCGACATAGGCAATTGATAAGATTCAGTAATATTTAGATAGTGATCATATTTCACTGATTAGGAAGAAATCCTACACAGGTGACGGTTGAGCAGGTGATAACAATTCCTTCAATTCAATTAAACAAACTAAGAATAAATTGGTGTATTTTAAAATATAacaaatagaattgcaatttatTGAGATATGAATTGTTTGTGCAAAAGATAACTTTTTTTGCGTAAAATCACGCAAAGAAACCTCACGGGATTTCAAGGAAGATCAAACCTGTAAAATCATTTAACTACAAAGATTAACTCAATGAATACTTTCATAATATACAGTGAAAAAATGCATGAACAATCCCTTGAAGTTGATAATTCCTCCCACAAATAAGTCTCCGCACCAAGAGAATGAAAACTCACTTTATTTGCACACTTGCAATTGCCATCGGACATACTCTTCAAACTAAAATGAAAAGAGAATGAATGGAAGAGAAAACGAAGAATCCAGAGACGACATGTATTCAACAGTAGAAGACATGAGAAAATGAACATGACACGTATTCAACAGTAAAAACCCACAAATATTAAAAGTATAGGAAAAGAAAATATTGTTGGCATAGAATTCCaacatttttgttttatgaaatatCCATTTCATTCTCCACGACCAAATATTACTGGTGTTGAAGTCTCGGACCTCTTCATTTCAAAGATTTTGTATCTAATTTGCACCCGAGGTTGGAAAATGCATTTGCTGCATCATACTCTGGAATGTGTTTCCGAAACGAAGTTGATGTGGCGACGTTACCGTCATATATTTCTGTCAAGGCTGTAGGTGGTTCACGGAGTAATGGTAGACGAACTTTTCCTTGTAGAACTCTTAAAGAGGAAGTTGTTTTTTCTGTCATCCGGTGCGTTGTCCAGCCATGCCTACATTTGACATCCATTAGTCCTAGAAAACTGCGTCCTTCCTTCGGTATCAAGAGAAGGAACTGGGTTAATAGTTGTAGTTATGAACCTTGAGAGAGATCAGTGATAGTTACACACCTGCAAAGAACAAAGAGATTTTAAAAGTAAATGTCAGAAAAACAGAAAACTTTACCAAAACGGTGCTTTGAATGGAAAAGcaattcaatatcatcatcaAATTGTAAGGCAGAAATTACCACAATTGAATTTAAAAGGAGAATTTTGGGAATAGAGGAAGATAGAGATGGAGAGTTTGAAACTGCTTTTAACCAAAAATGGGGATGATATATAGTGGATCGGTTATGTATAAGTAAGTTAGTAAAACCACTCCTACTTTCTTTGCAAGCGGTTAAGGATCAATACGCGTATGTGTCAATTGCAGCGTTTTTCAGACCCTTCTGTCTGGCGTAGAAAAACAAAGAACGGTGGATATGTTTACAACTAAGTAAACGAACGGAGGATACCTTCCTTCTGTTGGACCACGAAATCAAGGCCTCTAGTTGTGTTTCCTCAACCCATCCCGGCCGCTCTTTGTCTCCCCCAAATGTATATGTTACCTACTATTTGACCCCAATCATGTCTTGGTCTCGGCATTGATTCATATTTTTCTAGTTTTTTTCCAGATCGTTGAAGCAGTTGATCCAACAGGTATAATCCGTAATCCATTGCCAGTTCATCTGTTGGATTCTGGATGTTAAACCTTGTTCGCAATCTATGTGGTAGATCATCACATATATTCATTCCAAATTTCTCCCACGACACCTCCGGTCTTGATGGATTACATTGCGATAGGATAATAAAAAATAGTTTCCTCAACTGATTTCCAATTTGCATAACCACTGCTTCTTGAAGACATTTTTCCGATTCTCCATCATGAGCTAAAATCCCAAGTGCAATACATGCATCTTGAAACGTATTGTGCACCTCGTCTACGTCTCCATTACTTACAGTCTTCAAGTCTTCAAAATAATTAGCACCTCTAACAGTTGTGAGTAACATACGTAAGTAGTACAACTCTCCAGCGTTAGGGCTAACAAAATACATTCTTCCAATTGCAAATCCTTGTTGTCTAATTTTCCACTGTTTAACCCTTTTACACCATACAAAGTGTTGCGGGAACTGTTGATAAGTATATGCCGGAGCATTAGGATTTTTAGCATAATATTCAAAATAACCCATCAAAGTCGTCCTATGTTCCTGTGTTGTTCGTATAACCGAGGTCATTGATTGCCTTGTGTTATAAACAAACTGTTGCCTATTCTGTAAATAAATTGCCAACCGTTGTACAGCAGGATATTCTTCATGCAAGTGGTACTCAATCAAACTCCATACAGCCTCATGTGGTCCAATGTACCTCGCATCAATATATTGTTGAATCTCGTCAtgttctcccaaaaccatcgtaGCTCGGTCACCACCTTTGTAAATGTATTTGTTAATATATTTTACATCTCTTATTCCTGCACATATTTCCACATTGATGTGGCAATTGAACATTCTTGACAGATGCGGGTTATAGGGTACAACATCTATATTATAcgcctttttgttgtttctgacaGTTACTTCTATTCCATCCCGACGACGACGATAACTCGGATACCCACCCTCATCCAAAGTTGTTGTGTCGGTGTACTTCTTAGGATATCCTTTTGTACATTTTCCTTTTTCCATACACGCTGCATATGGATCTCGCTCTCCACATGGACCATGAACCATACATTTGCTTACGGTATCAAACAGTATTGGGTCATTTATCTCATTAGGAAATTCAGCCGAAACAAATT
This genomic stretch from Papaver somniferum cultivar HN1 chromosome 5, ASM357369v1, whole genome shotgun sequence harbors:
- the LOC113280072 gene encoding uncharacterized protein LOC113280072, translating into MAVYSQLYIYDPAFSLFFRGERNPQLNMNVLQKIQNTMIQFNVFYTKYLQAYAILDQMSPADQNIRVSLQYNKSTDSRRYNLPTTYEIAVIVPENTYKETGVRDIILHLRENNGLKQISECHPAYLPLHYILLFPFGELGWSPTMRQWDAVTKTYMKTKLSQMEYYSYRIFERAEEYSTILRAGKLFQEFLVDAWDATEKSKLAWLRFNQPTLRSDLYSCIADMTNVDLNPGDRGNPVILPSSHIGSGRNMYEIYQDSMAITRFHHHPDIFLTMTANPNWPEIKNALLPNQSVTDRPDLVARVFELKRKALMKEIKGKKVFGTVVAHVYTIEIQKRGLPHMHALIFLKDSEKIRTTDMVDKFVSAEFPNEINDPILFDTVSKCMVHGPCGERDPYAACMEKGKCTKGYPKKYTDTTTLDEGGYPSYRRRRDGIEVTVRNNKKAYNIDVVPYNPHLSRMFNCHINVEICAGIRDVKYINKYIYKGGDRATMVLGEHDEIQQYIDARYIGPHEAVWSLIEYHLHEEYPAVQRLAIYLQNRQQFVYNTRQSMTSVIRTTQEHRTTLMGYFEYYAKNPNAPAYTYQQFPQHFVWCKRVKQWKIRQQGFAIGRMYFVSPNAGELYYLRMLLTTVRGANYFEDLKTVSNGDVDEVHNTFQDACIALGILAHDGESEKCLQEAVVMQIGNQLRKLFFIILSQCNPSRPEVSWEKFGMNICDDLPHRLRTRFNIQNPTDELAMDYGLYLLDQLLQRSGKKLEKYESMPRPRHDWGQIVGNIYIWGRQRAAGMG